Proteins found in one Oncorhynchus keta strain PuntledgeMale-10-30-2019 chromosome 2, Oket_V2, whole genome shotgun sequence genomic segment:
- the LOC118401936 gene encoding eukaryotic translation initiation factor 3 subunit A-like isoform X6: MPAYFQRPENALKRANEFLEVGKKQPALDVLYDVIKSKKHRTWQKIHEPIMLKYLELCVDLRKSHLAKEGLYQYKNICQQVNIKSLEDVVRAYLKLAEEKTETAKGESQQMVLDIEDLDNIQTPESVLLSAVSGEDTQDRTDRLLLTPWVKFLWESYRQCLDLLRNNSKVERLYHDIAQQAFKFCLQYTRKAEFRKLCDNLRMHLGQIQRHHNQSTAINLNNPESQSMHLETRLVQLDSAIAMELWQEAFKAVEDIHGLFALSKKPPKPQLMANYYNKVSTVFWKSGNALFHACTLHRLYHLSREMRKNLTQEEMQRMSTRVLLATLSIPITPERTDIARLLDMDGIIVEKHRRLATLLGLQSPPTRQSLINDMVRFNLLQYIVPEVKELYNWLEMDFHPLKLSGRVTKVLNWVRDQSEKEADLQQYVPHLQSNTILRLLQQVAQIYQSIEFNRLASLVPFVDPFQLERSIVDAARHCDLQVRIDHTTRNLSFGSDLNYSTKEDSPVGPFLQNMPSAQIRNQLTAMSSSLAKAIQVIKPASMLKEREEQSQLAITAYLKNGRKEHQRILARRQTIEERKERLENLNIQREKEELEQREAELQKVRKAEEERLRQEAKEREKERIMQEHEQIKKKTVRERLEQIKKTELGAKAFKDIDIEDLEDLDPDFIMSKQVEQLEKEKRELQDRLKNQEKKIDYFERAKRLEEIPLIKKAYEEQRVKDMELWELQEEERISNMKVERERALEHKQRMSRMMEDKENFVGKITDARSFIYEEKLKQFQERLVEERKKRLEERKIHRKEDRRNTFHRQKEEEAQRIHEEHLKKEREERERIEQEAREAEEAEYQERLRKLEEQERKQRARQQEIEERERRREEEMRAPARSEEKPRGEAKDWGAEKEEGGGGWRRRTEVESERRRPVPDNDTVPDKDWRADGGEDKDREPPSRRGGDGPRRGGADDRGPPRRGFGDDDRPLRRGMDEDRPPRRTFGDDDRGLRRGGDEDRAPRRGFDDGPRRGFDEDRGPRRGFDDGPRRGMDESRAPRRGADDDTWGPRRGGDDERGGPRDDKPWKPAGRPGGGWREREKAREESWGPPREGSSSKEGEEVEREEKQESERFPERRPPREEGGGGGAWRRPGADDEVPKKSWRDSARQEEPDREDRPPIRRERPERRDDRDRPPPSREPEEGGGSWRRAGDEKRDVRKEERPAPPRPREGEREADGEKSSWRSEKDKENAGRAKKTNEETDDDGWTTVARR, from the exons ATGCCGGCCTATTTCCAACGACCGGAGAATGCTCTCAAACGAGCAAATG AGTTTTTGGAGGTGGGCAAAAAGCAGCCAGCTTTGGATGTTTTGTACGATGTCATTAAGAGCAAAAAGCATCGAACATGGCAGAAGATCCACGAGCCCATCATGCTCAAGTACCTGGAGCTCTGCGTGGACCTGCGCAAGAGCCACCTGGCCAAGGAGGGCCTATACCAGTACAAGAACATCTGCCAGCAG GTGAACATCAAATCCCTCGAGGATGTGGTTCGAGCCTACCTGAAATTGGCCGAGGAGAAGACGGAGACAGCCAAGGGGGAGTCGCAGCAGATGGTCCTGGACATTGAGGATCTTGACAACATCCAGACTCCTGAGAg TGTACTTCTGAGCGCTGTGAGTGGTGAAGACACCCAGGATCGTACAGACCGTCTGCTGCTCACTCCCTGGGTGAAATTTCTGTGGGAATCCTACCGCCAATGCCTGGACTTGCTGCGTAACAACTCCAAGGTGGAGCGCCTCTACCATGACATTGCACAACAAG CTTTCAAGTTCTGCCTTCAGTACACCCGTAAGGCAGAGTTCCGGAAGCTTTGTGACAATCTGCGCATGCACCTGGGTCAGATCCAGCGCCACCACAACCAGAGCACAGCCATCAACCTGAACAACCCTGAGAGCCAGTCTATGCACCTGGAGACACGCCTTGTGCAACTGGACAGTGCTATTGCCATGGAGCTCTGGCAG GAAGCTTTCAAGGCTGTGGAAGACATCCATGGTCTCTTCGCCCTTTCCAAGAAGCCCCCCAAGCCTCAACTTATGGCCAACTACTACAACAAGGTGTCAACTGTGTTTTGGAAGTCTGGGAATGCCCTGTTCCACGCATGCACCCTCCATCGCCTCTACCATCTTTCCAGGGAGATGCGCAAGAACCTCACCCAGGAAGAGATGCAGAG gatgTCCACAAGGGTCCTCCTGGCCACCCTGTCCATTCCCATCACCCCGGAACGCACAGATATTGCCCGCCTGTTGGACATGGACGGCATAATCGTGGAGAAACACCGTAGGCTGGCCACACTACTGGGCCTGCAGTCCCCACCAACCCGCCAGAGCCTCATCAATGACATG GTTCGGTTCAACTTGCTGCAGTACATTGTACCTGAAGTGAAGGAGCTGTACAATTGGCTGGAGATGGACTTCCACCCACTGAAGCTGAGCGGAAGAGTAACAAAG GTGTTGAACTGGGTGAGAGACCAGTCTGAGAAGGAGGCGGACCTCCAGCAATATGTTCCCCACCTGCAGAGTAACACCATCCTCAGGCTGCTGCAGCAG GTGGCTCAGATCTATCAAAGCATTGAGTTCAACCGTCTGGCCTCCCTGGTTCCATTTGTGGATCCCTTCCAATTGGAGCGCTCCATTGTGGATGCTGCCCGACACTGCGATCTGCAG GTTCGAATTGACCATACCACTCGGAACCTGAGCTTTGGCTCGGACCTGAATTACTCGACCAAAGAGGACTCTCCTGTGGGGCCGTTCTTGCAGAACATGCCCTCTGCCCAGATCAGGAACCAGCTGACAGCAATGTCGTCTTCCTTGGCCAAAGCAATCCAGGTCATCAAGCCTGCGTCCATGCTG AAAGAGCGTGAGGAGCAGAGCCAGCTAGCCATCACCGCCTACCTGAAGAACGGCCGCAAGGAGCACCAGCGCATCCTGGCCCGCCGGCAGACCATCGAGGAGCGCAAGGAGCGCCTGGAGAACCTCAACATCCAGCGGGAGAAAGAGGAGCTGGAGCAGCGCGAGGCGGAGCTGCAGAAGGTGCGCAAGGCAGAGGAGGAGCGCCTTCGCCAGGAGGCCAAGGAGCGCGAGAAGGAGCGCATCATGCAGGAGCACGAGCAGATCAAGAAAAAGACAGTGCGCGAGCGGCTGGAGCAGATAAAGAAGACCGAACTGGGAGCCAAGGCCTTCAAAGACATCGATATAGAG GACCTTGAGGACCTGGACcctgacttcatcatgtccaaaCAGGTGGAGCAGcttgagaaggagaagagagagcttCAGGACCGCCTGAAGAACCAGGAGAAAAAG ATTGACTACTTTGAGAGGGCCAAACGTCTGGAGGAGATCCCCTTGATCAAGAAGGCCTACGAGGAGCAGCGTGTCAAGGACATGGAGTTATGGGAGCtccaagaggaggagagg ATCAGCAACATGAAGGTGGAGCGTGAGAGGGCCTTAGAGCACAAGCAAAGGATGTCCAGAATGATGGAGGACAAGGAGAACTTTGTGGGCAAAATAACAGATGCTCGAAGCTTCATCTACGAG GAAAAACTGAAACAGTTCCAGGAGCgtctggtggaggagaggaagaagcgtctagaggagaggaagatCCACCGCAAGGAGGACCGTCGCAACACCTTCCACCgccagaaggaggaggaggcccAGCGCATCCACGAGGAGCATCTCAAGAAAG AGCGCGAGGAGCGAGAGCGCATCGAGCAGGAAGCACGCGAGGCAGAGGAGGCGGAGTACCAGGAGCGCCTGCGCAAActagaggagcaggagaggaagcAGCGAGCCCGGCAGCAGGAGATCGAGGAGCGCGAGCGCcgcagggaggaggagatgagggccccTGCCCGGTCTGAGGAGAAACCCAGAGGAGAAGCGAAG GACTGGGGTgctgagaaggaggagggaggtggaggatggaggaggcgTACTGAGGTTGAATCGGAGAGGCGTCGCCCTGTGCCTGATAA TGACACCGTACCAGATAA ggaCTGGAGAGCCGATGGCGGCGAGGACAAAGACAGAGAGCCACCctccaggagaggaggagacggccCTCGCCGTGGTGGAGCCGACGACCGTGGACCCCCACGCAGGGGCTTTGGGGATGACGACCGCCCCCTGCGCAGAGGCATGGACGAGGACCGTCCACCAAGGAGAACCTTTGGGGATGATGACCGGGGTCTTAGGAGGGGGGGGGACGAGGACCGCGCTCCCCGCAGAGGCTTCGATGATGGCCCCAGGCGTGGCTTTGACGAAGACAGAGGTCCTCGCCGTGGCTTTGATGACGGCCCCCGCAGAGGCATGGATGAGTCTAGGGCCCCCAGACGCGGGGCTGATGATGACACCTGGGGccccaggagaggaggagatgacgaAAGGGGCGGGCCCCGTGACGACAAGCCATGGAAGCCAGCTGGCCGGCCCG GTGGTGGCTGGCGTGAGAGGGAGAAGGCCCGCGAGGAGAGCTGGGGTCCACCCCGCGAAGGTAGCAGCAGCAAGGAGGGCGaagaggtcgagagagaggaaaaacaggaGAGCGAACGCTTCCCTGAGCGGCGCCCACCCAG ggaagagggtggtggtggtggtgcttgGAGAAGGCCGGGTGCTGATGATGAGGTGCCCAAGAAAAGCTGGAGAGACTCTGCTCGTCAGGAAGAGCCTGACCGTGAGGATCGCCCTCCTATCCGTCGAGAGCGACCTGAGCGCAGGGATGACCGTGACCGTCCCCCACCCAGCAGAGAGCCTGAAGAAG GAGGAGGCTCTTGGCGCCGTGCCGGCGACGAGAAGCGTGATGTGCGTAAAGAGGAACGTCCGGCTCCCCCCAGACCCAGAGAGGGTGAGCGTGAAGCGGACGGAGAGAAGAGCTCCTGGCGCtcggagaaagacaaagagaacgCTGGTCGCGCCAAGAAGACCAACGAAGAGACCGACGATGACGGCTGGACCACTGTTGCCCGCCGCTGA
- the LOC118401936 gene encoding eukaryotic translation initiation factor 3 subunit A-like isoform X7, whose translation MPAYFQRPENALKRANEFLEVGKKQPALDVLYDVIKSKKHRTWQKIHEPIMLKYLELCVDLRKSHLAKEGLYQYKNICQQVNIKSLEDVVRAYLKLAEEKTETAKGESQQMVLDIEDLDNIQTPESVLLSAVSGEDTQDRTDRLLLTPWVKFLWESYRQCLDLLRNNSKVERLYHDIAQQAFKFCLQYTRKAEFRKLCDNLRMHLGQIQRHHNQSTAINLNNPESQSMHLETRLVQLDSAIAMELWQEAFKAVEDIHGLFALSKKPPKPQLMANYYNKVSTVFWKSGNALFHACTLHRLYHLSREMRKNLTQEEMQRMSTRVLLATLSIPITPERTDIARLLDMDGIIVEKHRRLATLLGLQSPPTRQSLINDMVRFNLLQYIVPEVKELYNWLEMDFHPLKLSGRVTKVLNWVRDQSEKEADLQQYVPHLQSNTILRLLQQVAQIYQSIEFNRLASLVPFVDPFQLERSIVDAARHCDLQVRIDHTTRNLSFGSDLNYSTKEDSPVGPFLQNMPSAQIRNQLTAMSSSLAKAIQVIKPASMLKEREEQSQLAITAYLKNGRKEHQRILARRQTIEERKERLENLNIQREKEELEQREAELQKVRKAEEERLRQEAKEREKERIMQEHEQIKKKTVRERLEQIKKTELGAKAFKDIDIEDLEDLDPDFIMSKQVEQLEKEKRELQDRLKNQEKKIDYFERAKRLEEIPLIKKAYEEQRVKDMELWELQEEERISNMKVERERALEHKQRMSRMMEDKENFVGKITDARSFIYEEKLKQFQERLVEERKKRLEERKIHRKEDRRNTFHRQKEEEAQRIHEEHLKKEREERERIEQEAREAEEAEYQERLRKLEEQERKQRARQQEIEERERRREEEMRAPARSEEKPRGEAKDWGAEKEEGGGGWRRRTEVESERRRPVPDKDWRADGGEDKDREPPSRRGGDGPRRGGADDRGPPRRGFGDDDRPLRRGMDEDRPPRRTFGDDDRGLRRGGDEDRAPRRGFDDGPRRGFDEDRGPRRGFDDGPRRGMDESRAPRRGADDDTWGPRRGGDDERGGPRDDKPWKPAGRPGGGWREREKAREESWGPPREGSSSKEGEEVEREEKQESERFPERRPPREEGGGGGAWRRPGADDEVPKKSWRDSARQEEPDREDRPPIRRERPERRDDRDRPPPSREPEEGGGSWRRAGDEKRDVRKEERPAPPRPREGEREADGEKSSWRSEKDKENAGRAKKTNEETDDDGWTTVARR comes from the exons ATGCCGGCCTATTTCCAACGACCGGAGAATGCTCTCAAACGAGCAAATG AGTTTTTGGAGGTGGGCAAAAAGCAGCCAGCTTTGGATGTTTTGTACGATGTCATTAAGAGCAAAAAGCATCGAACATGGCAGAAGATCCACGAGCCCATCATGCTCAAGTACCTGGAGCTCTGCGTGGACCTGCGCAAGAGCCACCTGGCCAAGGAGGGCCTATACCAGTACAAGAACATCTGCCAGCAG GTGAACATCAAATCCCTCGAGGATGTGGTTCGAGCCTACCTGAAATTGGCCGAGGAGAAGACGGAGACAGCCAAGGGGGAGTCGCAGCAGATGGTCCTGGACATTGAGGATCTTGACAACATCCAGACTCCTGAGAg TGTACTTCTGAGCGCTGTGAGTGGTGAAGACACCCAGGATCGTACAGACCGTCTGCTGCTCACTCCCTGGGTGAAATTTCTGTGGGAATCCTACCGCCAATGCCTGGACTTGCTGCGTAACAACTCCAAGGTGGAGCGCCTCTACCATGACATTGCACAACAAG CTTTCAAGTTCTGCCTTCAGTACACCCGTAAGGCAGAGTTCCGGAAGCTTTGTGACAATCTGCGCATGCACCTGGGTCAGATCCAGCGCCACCACAACCAGAGCACAGCCATCAACCTGAACAACCCTGAGAGCCAGTCTATGCACCTGGAGACACGCCTTGTGCAACTGGACAGTGCTATTGCCATGGAGCTCTGGCAG GAAGCTTTCAAGGCTGTGGAAGACATCCATGGTCTCTTCGCCCTTTCCAAGAAGCCCCCCAAGCCTCAACTTATGGCCAACTACTACAACAAGGTGTCAACTGTGTTTTGGAAGTCTGGGAATGCCCTGTTCCACGCATGCACCCTCCATCGCCTCTACCATCTTTCCAGGGAGATGCGCAAGAACCTCACCCAGGAAGAGATGCAGAG gatgTCCACAAGGGTCCTCCTGGCCACCCTGTCCATTCCCATCACCCCGGAACGCACAGATATTGCCCGCCTGTTGGACATGGACGGCATAATCGTGGAGAAACACCGTAGGCTGGCCACACTACTGGGCCTGCAGTCCCCACCAACCCGCCAGAGCCTCATCAATGACATG GTTCGGTTCAACTTGCTGCAGTACATTGTACCTGAAGTGAAGGAGCTGTACAATTGGCTGGAGATGGACTTCCACCCACTGAAGCTGAGCGGAAGAGTAACAAAG GTGTTGAACTGGGTGAGAGACCAGTCTGAGAAGGAGGCGGACCTCCAGCAATATGTTCCCCACCTGCAGAGTAACACCATCCTCAGGCTGCTGCAGCAG GTGGCTCAGATCTATCAAAGCATTGAGTTCAACCGTCTGGCCTCCCTGGTTCCATTTGTGGATCCCTTCCAATTGGAGCGCTCCATTGTGGATGCTGCCCGACACTGCGATCTGCAG GTTCGAATTGACCATACCACTCGGAACCTGAGCTTTGGCTCGGACCTGAATTACTCGACCAAAGAGGACTCTCCTGTGGGGCCGTTCTTGCAGAACATGCCCTCTGCCCAGATCAGGAACCAGCTGACAGCAATGTCGTCTTCCTTGGCCAAAGCAATCCAGGTCATCAAGCCTGCGTCCATGCTG AAAGAGCGTGAGGAGCAGAGCCAGCTAGCCATCACCGCCTACCTGAAGAACGGCCGCAAGGAGCACCAGCGCATCCTGGCCCGCCGGCAGACCATCGAGGAGCGCAAGGAGCGCCTGGAGAACCTCAACATCCAGCGGGAGAAAGAGGAGCTGGAGCAGCGCGAGGCGGAGCTGCAGAAGGTGCGCAAGGCAGAGGAGGAGCGCCTTCGCCAGGAGGCCAAGGAGCGCGAGAAGGAGCGCATCATGCAGGAGCACGAGCAGATCAAGAAAAAGACAGTGCGCGAGCGGCTGGAGCAGATAAAGAAGACCGAACTGGGAGCCAAGGCCTTCAAAGACATCGATATAGAG GACCTTGAGGACCTGGACcctgacttcatcatgtccaaaCAGGTGGAGCAGcttgagaaggagaagagagagcttCAGGACCGCCTGAAGAACCAGGAGAAAAAG ATTGACTACTTTGAGAGGGCCAAACGTCTGGAGGAGATCCCCTTGATCAAGAAGGCCTACGAGGAGCAGCGTGTCAAGGACATGGAGTTATGGGAGCtccaagaggaggagagg ATCAGCAACATGAAGGTGGAGCGTGAGAGGGCCTTAGAGCACAAGCAAAGGATGTCCAGAATGATGGAGGACAAGGAGAACTTTGTGGGCAAAATAACAGATGCTCGAAGCTTCATCTACGAG GAAAAACTGAAACAGTTCCAGGAGCgtctggtggaggagaggaagaagcgtctagaggagaggaagatCCACCGCAAGGAGGACCGTCGCAACACCTTCCACCgccagaaggaggaggaggcccAGCGCATCCACGAGGAGCATCTCAAGAAAG AGCGCGAGGAGCGAGAGCGCATCGAGCAGGAAGCACGCGAGGCAGAGGAGGCGGAGTACCAGGAGCGCCTGCGCAAActagaggagcaggagaggaagcAGCGAGCCCGGCAGCAGGAGATCGAGGAGCGCGAGCGCcgcagggaggaggagatgagggccccTGCCCGGTCTGAGGAGAAACCCAGAGGAGAAGCGAAG GACTGGGGTgctgagaaggaggagggaggtggaggatggaggaggcgTACTGAGGTTGAATCGGAGAGGCGTCGCCCTGTGCCTGATAA ggaCTGGAGAGCCGATGGCGGCGAGGACAAAGACAGAGAGCCACCctccaggagaggaggagacggccCTCGCCGTGGTGGAGCCGACGACCGTGGACCCCCACGCAGGGGCTTTGGGGATGACGACCGCCCCCTGCGCAGAGGCATGGACGAGGACCGTCCACCAAGGAGAACCTTTGGGGATGATGACCGGGGTCTTAGGAGGGGGGGGGACGAGGACCGCGCTCCCCGCAGAGGCTTCGATGATGGCCCCAGGCGTGGCTTTGACGAAGACAGAGGTCCTCGCCGTGGCTTTGATGACGGCCCCCGCAGAGGCATGGATGAGTCTAGGGCCCCCAGACGCGGGGCTGATGATGACACCTGGGGccccaggagaggaggagatgacgaAAGGGGCGGGCCCCGTGACGACAAGCCATGGAAGCCAGCTGGCCGGCCCG GTGGTGGCTGGCGTGAGAGGGAGAAGGCCCGCGAGGAGAGCTGGGGTCCACCCCGCGAAGGTAGCAGCAGCAAGGAGGGCGaagaggtcgagagagaggaaaaacaggaGAGCGAACGCTTCCCTGAGCGGCGCCCACCCAG ggaagagggtggtggtggtggtgcttgGAGAAGGCCGGGTGCTGATGATGAGGTGCCCAAGAAAAGCTGGAGAGACTCTGCTCGTCAGGAAGAGCCTGACCGTGAGGATCGCCCTCCTATCCGTCGAGAGCGACCTGAGCGCAGGGATGACCGTGACCGTCCCCCACCCAGCAGAGAGCCTGAAGAAG GAGGAGGCTCTTGGCGCCGTGCCGGCGACGAGAAGCGTGATGTGCGTAAAGAGGAACGTCCGGCTCCCCCCAGACCCAGAGAGGGTGAGCGTGAAGCGGACGGAGAGAAGAGCTCCTGGCGCtcggagaaagacaaagagaacgCTGGTCGCGCCAAGAAGACCAACGAAGAGACCGACGATGACGGCTGGACCACTGTTGCCCGCCGCTGA